One genomic window of Candidatus Abyssobacteria bacterium SURF_5 includes the following:
- a CDS encoding Hsp20/alpha crystallin family protein translates to MALNRYSGRTQRWNPVADLLELADLYGGRMLDVPDFFQNGGAWHPAVDMLEDNDTVFVKMDLPGLSKDDINISFDGHILSITGVRKEEEMKEGASYRSRERFTGEFHRYIHIPAEISSDKLAATFKDGVLEVSLPKSEKNKLRKIAIQSGEATK, encoded by the coding sequence ATGGCTCTTAACAGATATTCAGGAAGGACCCAAAGATGGAACCCAGTTGCTGATTTGCTGGAGCTTGCCGACCTCTACGGCGGAAGAATGCTGGATGTGCCGGATTTCTTCCAGAACGGCGGAGCGTGGCATCCGGCAGTCGACATGCTCGAAGACAATGATACCGTCTTCGTAAAGATGGATTTGCCCGGCTTGAGCAAAGATGACATAAACATCTCGTTCGACGGCCATATCCTCTCAATCACAGGAGTTCGGAAAGAAGAGGAAATGAAGGAGGGCGCGAGCTACCGGTCGAGGGAACGATTCACCGGCGAATTCCACCGGTACATTCACATTCCGGCGGAAATCTCCTCGGATAAACTGGCTGCCACATTCAAAGACGGCGTCCTGGAGGTTTCACTGCCGAAATCCGAAAAAAATAAACTGAGAAAGATTGCCATTCAATCGGGAGAAGCGACTAAGTAG
- the smc gene encoding chromosome segregation protein SMC, protein MYFKQLELFGFKSFAQKTTLQLEPGVSAVVGPNGCGKSNIGDAVRWVLGEQKMRILRGQHMEDVIFNGSDDRHPLGMAEVSLIIDNSDGKLPLDYTEVSVTRRLFRSGESEYYINKLPCRRKDVVELFMGTGIGADSYSLIEQGRIDLVLSSKPEERRYIFEDAAGIIKYKSRKDTALRKLERADANLLRLQDTIIEVRRQINSLKRQANAAQRYRQSRDELRALELRLALVKYRQLDHERSELLNKANNLNEQLSEIASKQAAEEAKIEATRLKLHEIEKTFSSKQGQAREHQSAIDRLENQVALLREKISALADLEKRSVLEIEELEALKVAHADSSRVASEQESAVLQEAANAKDLLDEKETQLAALNEQLADCERRLEKMRSLSVEKLNRKVNLQNELRGAESNLQELEKRKSRTNEQKSQVEQNLHQCRLRLSETRNLSNSLRAALASLSSNIDSLTGEIASKEQELEQSILSHDLVRDSLSAARSKLASIEELRDRFEGYEDGVRAVMRAKQQAEPRAEGVLGTVAELFHSQREHEAALEAALGHRLQHIVVEDVQAARRCAELLDETKSGRASFIPLSLFKTNGHVREPLAEDDEIIDWAANLVTCQERLRPLAEILLRRTLVLTSIERALAVASSREPAHKPGNGSSKNGEFHNMNLVTIEGDAVSRLGIISSGAHGQGRGLLGRKNEIDELNESIARLTAEAEAGIQKISRLKQELENQRKLLQDLHSTTNSRGIELAKAEGDEQQVTETLTRMERERDVLDKEHAYAAEELVVIEQRRRETLQQIEQAHLAEAQLNETLSSTGSLLAELKVQKEQLTAGITDFKVSVSELNLKCQALRQELARLKNEIAEADRKIEEKRNQLDRAREASRRHSEEIDLVRSEIQRVFEQKRLLDAEVVQLEEQKTQVQNELGELENMLRHTRHVSQELGDQHHQAEINLAQIGEKISHVKEKTINDYRLSISEVAQEIQVEEGFDEQAASEEALRLRTKIESMGPVNLIAIEEFEEFQHRYDFLIQQETDLRKAKESLLGIIKKINETTQEMFVQTFEQIQVHFYDIFRHLFGGGRASVSLLDPSAPLESGIEISVHPPGKKPQNISVLSGGEKALTAIALLFAIFRTKPSPFCLLDEVDAPLDDSNILRFARLVKLFSENVQFILVTHNKRSMELADVLYGITMEERGVSQIVSVKLKKPQPAAFEFLEPTAAT, encoded by the coding sequence ATGTACTTTAAACAGCTTGAACTATTTGGGTTCAAGTCTTTCGCGCAGAAAACCACTCTGCAACTCGAACCTGGAGTCTCGGCGGTGGTTGGCCCGAACGGGTGCGGCAAAAGCAATATCGGCGACGCCGTCCGCTGGGTCCTCGGCGAGCAGAAGATGCGCATCCTCCGCGGGCAGCACATGGAGGATGTCATTTTCAACGGGAGCGACGACCGGCATCCGCTCGGGATGGCCGAGGTGTCGCTCATTATCGATAATTCCGACGGGAAACTGCCGCTGGATTATACGGAAGTCAGCGTCACCCGGCGCTTGTTCCGCTCGGGAGAGAGCGAATATTACATCAACAAGTTGCCCTGCCGGAGAAAAGACGTTGTCGAATTGTTCATGGGAACCGGCATCGGCGCCGATTCCTATTCTCTTATTGAACAGGGTCGGATCGATCTTGTTCTCAGCTCCAAACCCGAGGAACGCCGATACATCTTCGAGGACGCGGCCGGAATTATCAAGTATAAGAGCCGCAAGGACACCGCCCTGCGGAAACTGGAACGGGCGGATGCTAATCTTTTGCGCCTGCAGGACACCATCATCGAGGTGCGCCGCCAGATCAATTCGCTGAAACGACAGGCCAACGCCGCACAGCGATATCGCCAGTCGCGCGACGAACTGCGCGCACTCGAATTGCGACTGGCTCTTGTCAAATACCGACAGCTTGACCATGAACGAAGCGAGCTGTTGAATAAAGCGAATAATCTGAACGAGCAACTCTCGGAAATTGCCAGCAAGCAAGCCGCCGAAGAGGCAAAAATCGAAGCGACCCGGTTGAAATTGCACGAGATCGAGAAAACGTTTTCATCCAAGCAGGGGCAAGCGCGCGAACATCAGAGCGCAATCGATCGCCTGGAAAATCAGGTTGCCCTCTTGCGCGAGAAGATCTCCGCTCTTGCAGATTTGGAAAAACGAAGCGTGCTCGAAATAGAAGAACTCGAGGCCTTGAAAGTTGCTCATGCCGATTCCTCCCGCGTCGCAAGCGAACAAGAATCCGCAGTGCTGCAGGAGGCGGCGAACGCGAAGGATCTTCTTGATGAAAAAGAGACACAGCTCGCCGCGTTGAATGAACAACTTGCCGACTGCGAGCGCCGCCTCGAAAAGATGCGCTCGCTCTCCGTCGAAAAACTCAATCGCAAGGTGAACCTGCAAAACGAACTGCGAGGCGCCGAGAGCAACCTTCAAGAACTCGAAAAGAGAAAGAGCAGGACGAACGAACAGAAAAGCCAGGTCGAACAGAACCTGCACCAGTGTCGCCTTCGACTGAGCGAGACCAGGAACCTTTCCAACTCCCTCCGCGCCGCCCTGGCCTCGCTCAGCTCGAATATAGACTCTCTGACCGGCGAAATCGCCTCGAAGGAACAAGAACTGGAACAATCCATCCTCTCGCACGATCTCGTCCGCGATTCTCTGAGCGCCGCGCGCTCGAAGCTGGCTTCCATCGAGGAATTGCGCGACAGGTTCGAGGGGTACGAAGACGGCGTGCGCGCCGTCATGCGCGCCAAACAGCAGGCGGAACCTCGCGCAGAAGGCGTTCTCGGAACGGTTGCCGAGCTGTTTCACAGCCAGCGCGAACATGAAGCGGCTTTGGAGGCCGCCCTTGGACACAGGCTTCAGCACATCGTGGTGGAAGATGTCCAGGCCGCGCGTCGATGCGCCGAACTCCTCGATGAGACCAAGTCCGGCCGCGCGAGCTTCATCCCGTTGTCGCTCTTCAAAACAAATGGCCACGTGCGGGAACCGCTGGCTGAGGACGATGAAATCATCGATTGGGCGGCGAATCTGGTGACGTGCCAGGAGCGACTGCGCCCGTTGGCCGAGATACTCCTGCGCCGAACACTCGTTCTTACCTCGATCGAGCGCGCGCTCGCGGTAGCCTCATCTCGCGAACCCGCACATAAGCCGGGGAACGGCTCTTCCAAAAACGGCGAATTTCATAATATGAACCTGGTGACGATCGAGGGTGATGCGGTTTCGCGTCTTGGTATCATCAGTTCGGGCGCTCACGGCCAGGGGCGGGGACTCCTGGGAAGAAAAAATGAAATCGATGAATTGAATGAATCGATTGCGCGCCTGACGGCCGAAGCCGAGGCCGGCATCCAAAAGATTTCCCGCCTGAAACAGGAACTGGAAAATCAGCGCAAGCTTCTGCAGGATCTGCATTCGACGACCAACTCACGCGGAATCGAACTTGCCAAAGCCGAGGGCGACGAGCAGCAAGTAACCGAAACACTTACCCGCATGGAGCGGGAGCGCGACGTGCTGGATAAGGAGCACGCGTATGCGGCGGAAGAGTTGGTGGTTATTGAACAGCGGCGCCGGGAGACTCTGCAACAGATCGAGCAAGCTCATCTTGCGGAGGCCCAGCTCAACGAAACACTCAGCAGTACCGGTTCCTTGCTTGCCGAATTGAAAGTACAAAAAGAACAGCTAACCGCCGGAATAACCGATTTCAAGGTGTCCGTCTCGGAGCTGAACCTGAAATGCCAGGCGCTGCGACAGGAACTCGCCCGGCTCAAAAACGAGATCGCGGAGGCCGACCGAAAGATAGAGGAGAAACGGAATCAGCTCGATCGGGCCCGCGAAGCGAGCAGGCGGCACAGCGAAGAGATCGATCTGGTTCGCTCGGAAATCCAGCGCGTATTCGAGCAGAAGCGCCTGCTGGATGCGGAAGTGGTTCAGCTCGAGGAACAGAAGACCCAGGTCCAAAATGAACTGGGTGAACTGGAGAATATGCTCCGCCACACCCGGCACGTATCCCAGGAACTCGGAGATCAGCACCATCAGGCCGAAATCAATCTCGCTCAGATCGGCGAAAAGATTTCGCACGTGAAAGAAAAAACGATCAATGATTACCGCCTCTCGATCTCCGAAGTCGCACAGGAGATACAGGTCGAAGAAGGATTCGACGAGCAGGCCGCCTCGGAGGAGGCCCTGCGGCTGCGGACAAAAATCGAATCGATGGGGCCGGTCAATCTGATAGCGATCGAGGAGTTCGAAGAATTTCAGCACCGGTACGATTTTCTCATTCAACAGGAAACGGACCTGCGCAAGGCCAAGGAGTCGCTCCTCGGTATCATCAAGAAGATCAACGAAACGACACAGGAAATGTTCGTTCAGACCTTCGAGCAGATTCAGGTGCATTTCTATGATATCTTCCGCCACCTCTTCGGCGGAGGCCGCGCCAGCGTCTCGCTCCTCGATCCATCGGCTCCGCTCGAGAGCGGCATCGAGATCAGCGTGCACCCGCCGGGGAAAAAACCGCAAAACATCTCTGTTCTCTCCGGCGGCGAAAAAGCGCTTACCGCGATCGCCCTTCTTTTCGCCATCTTCAGGACCAAGCCGAGCCCGTTCTGCCTTCTTGATGAAGTGGATGCCCCGCTCGATGACAGCAACATCCTGCGCTTCGCGCGCCTGGTGAAGCTGTTCTCCGAAAATGTTCAGTTCATTCTGGTCA